One window of the Tissierella sp. genome contains the following:
- a CDS encoding A24 family peptidase, whose amino-acid sequence MQANSILQGVLFSFLLLAASYTDIKKREIPDMVCVLLALTGFLQFNYPNLLGIFVALPFLIAAMFKENSIGGGDIKLTATVGFVLGFWKGIYGLIIGLTLLILFYIMLRISLIIRKKQVAKNLSMPLAPFLGIGFLIMYFIN is encoded by the coding sequence ATGCAGGCTAATAGCATCCTACAAGGGGTGCTGTTTTCTTTTCTGCTTTTGGCAGCATCTTATACAGACATTAAAAAAAGAGAAATTCCAGATATGGTCTGCGTTCTCCTTGCATTGACAGGGTTCCTGCAATTTAATTATCCAAATTTATTAGGAATATTTGTTGCTTTGCCTTTTCTTATAGCAGCAATGTTTAAAGAAAATAGTATTGGAGGCGGAGATATTAAGCTAACTGCCACAGTTGGGTTTGTCCTTGGATTTTGGAAAGGAATCTATGGATTAATAATAGGACTTACCTTATTGATATTGTTTTATATCATGTTAAGAATTTCATTAATTATCAGAAAAAAGCAGGTAGCAAAGAATTTATCTATGCCACTTGCTCCCTTTTTAGGGATAGGTTTTTTAATCATGTATTTTATAAATTAG
- a CDS encoding CpaF/VirB11 family protein, which produces MLGKIRNSSVFLKTKGQQNVSSTNEKTISKTSKRAIEMLETQGAEKKIKEIQESREAQKTQRELGSENRTHSLFFAPETEGKDFSTVLKDVQEYISSNYSVLITDGTMKDSKEQMKRYISKYVQDSRISVKGMSGNELIDALYTEMAEYGFLTKYIYGEGIEEIDINSWKDIEVQYSDGRNEKLKEHFDSPEHAINVIRRILHVSGMVLDNASPAVLGHLTKNIRIAVLKTPLVDEDVGISASIRIVNPQSMKKEDFVDGGTATNPMLEFLSECIRYGISVCVAGATSSGKTTIAGWLLTTIPDNKRIFTIENGSRELALVREQEGRVTNSVIHTITRDSENERQRVDQITLLDMSLRFNPDIIVVGEMRGAEANAAQEAARTGVAVLTTIHSNSCEATYRRMVSLCKRAVDMSDETLMGYVTEAYPIVVFCKQLENKERKMMEIMECEILPDGTRNYRPLYQYVITENRMEDGKFIINGYHEQINSISDSLSKRFLENGMPIDIIEKLKTKEVETL; this is translated from the coding sequence GTGTTAGGCAAAATAAGAAATAGTTCTGTGTTTCTAAAGACAAAAGGGCAACAAAACGTGTCATCTACAAATGAAAAGACAATATCAAAGACCTCCAAAAGGGCAATTGAAATGCTGGAAACTCAAGGAGCAGAGAAAAAAATAAAAGAGATACAAGAATCACGAGAAGCTCAAAAAACACAAAGGGAGTTAGGTTCTGAAAATAGAACTCACTCCCTATTTTTTGCCCCTGAAACAGAGGGTAAGGACTTTTCTACTGTTCTAAAGGACGTTCAAGAATATATTTCAAGTAATTATTCTGTTCTTATTACCGATGGAACTATGAAGGATTCTAAAGAGCAGATGAAACGATATATCTCTAAATACGTTCAGGATAGCAGAATCTCAGTAAAAGGTATGAGTGGCAATGAATTAATAGATGCACTTTATACTGAAATGGCTGAGTATGGTTTTTTAACAAAATATATATATGGAGAAGGTATTGAAGAAATAGACATCAACTCTTGGAAAGATATCGAAGTGCAGTATTCTGATGGAAGAAATGAAAAGCTTAAAGAACATTTTGATTCTCCTGAACATGCAATTAATGTAATAAGGAGAATACTCCATGTTTCTGGTATGGTACTTGATAATGCCAGTCCAGCTGTTCTTGGGCATTTAACAAAAAATATTCGTATTGCAGTACTTAAAACCCCCTTAGTGGATGAAGATGTTGGGATTTCAGCCTCTATTCGTATTGTAAATCCTCAAAGTATGAAAAAGGAGGATTTTGTAGATGGTGGTACAGCAACAAATCCTATGCTTGAATTTTTATCAGAGTGTATTCGCTATGGTATTTCTGTCTGTGTGGCAGGAGCAACCAGCTCTGGTAAAACAACAATTGCTGGATGGTTACTTACTACCATTCCTGATAATAAGCGAATATTTACTATTGAAAACGGCTCACGTGAGCTTGCCTTAGTTCGTGAACAAGAAGGAAGAGTAACTAATTCTGTTATTCATACCATAACACGTGACAGTGAGAATGAAAGGCAAAGAGTAGATCAGATTACTTTGCTTGATATGTCTTTAAGATTTAATCCAGATATTATTGTAGTAGGGGAAATGCGTGGAGCAGAGGCTAATGCAGCACAGGAGGCAGCGAGGACAGGGGTAGCTGTTCTTACTACCATCCATTCAAACTCTTGTGAGGCAACCTATCGCAGAATGGTATCCCTTTGCAAACGAGCAGTAGATATGTCAGATGAAACCCTAATGGGATATGTAACAGAGGCTTATCCTATTGTTGTGTTTTGTAAACAACTTGAAAATAAGGAAAGAAAGATGATGGAGATAATGGAATGCGAGATCCTTCCAGATGGCACAAGGAATTACCGTCCATTATATCAATATGTGATTACTGAAAATCGGATGGAGGATGGGAAATTTATAATTAATGGTTACCATGAGCAGATCAATAGTATTTCAGATAGCCTTAGTAAAAGATTCTTGGAAAATGGAATGCCAATTGACATCATAGAAAAACTGAAAACAAAGGAGGTGGAAACTCTATGA
- a CDS encoding DUF6550 family protein has protein sequence MNNINDKTKRRLIVASGLIISVILIVLISAQFKKEPIEDTVLPNQSIETSDVIVEKPVITEKEDEIIVPEIKIPEDETIDNGAIDTGTEQTIQGDVEKPKEPTEEQITDPTQKPNGEKVETPPEPVEHNKVEKPAETPKGNDVPQGGDTNNQGKTYLPGFGWIENSGENQGTAVDGDGDINKQIGNMD, from the coding sequence ATGAACAATATAAATGATAAGACAAAAAGAAGACTAATTGTAGCAAGTGGCTTAATAATTAGTGTAATACTTATAGTTTTAATAAGTGCTCAGTTTAAGAAAGAACCCATAGAGGATACAGTACTGCCAAATCAAAGTATAGAAACTAGTGATGTCATAGTAGAAAAACCTGTAATTACAGAAAAAGAAGATGAAATAATAGTGCCAGAAATTAAGATTCCAGAGGATGAAACGATAGATAATGGTGCGATAGATACAGGCACAGAGCAAACCATTCAAGGAGATGTAGAAAAACCGAAAGAGCCTACAGAGGAACAGATTACAGATCCAACACAGAAACCAAATGGTGAGAAAGTAGAAACACCACCTGAACCTGTAGAACATAATAAAGTGGAGAAACCAGCAGAAACACCGAAAGGTAATGATGTACCGCAAGGTGGAGATACCAATAATCAAGGGAAAACTTACTTGCCTGGTTTTGGATGGATAGAGAATAGTGGAGAAAATCAAGGGACTGCAGTAGATGGGGATGGAGATATTAATAAGCAAATAGGAAACATGGATTAA
- a CDS encoding DUF4320 family protein, with translation MIKILKSKQGEGYIDVAILVLCAMLVIALAVRVFPAYIIKQQVDTFATELVRESEIAGRVGSETTNRELLLREKTGITPTVKWSKSGRIQLNEEITVTVTFETNIGIFGGFGSFPVTLRADAAGKSEVYWK, from the coding sequence GTGATAAAAATATTAAAGTCAAAGCAAGGCGAAGGATATATAGATGTTGCAATTCTTGTGCTTTGCGCCATGCTTGTTATTGCTCTTGCAGTGAGAGTATTTCCAGCTTATATCATAAAACAACAGGTAGATACCTTTGCTACAGAGCTTGTAAGGGAATCAGAAATTGCAGGAAGGGTAGGATCTGAAACTACAAACAGGGAGCTTTTACTTCGAGAAAAAACAGGTATTACACCAACGGTTAAATGGTCAAAGTCAGGAAGAATTCAGTTAAATGAAGAGATAACTGTTACAGTTACCTTTGAAACAAATATAGGTATATTTGGAGGATTTGGTTCTTTTCCTGTTACCTTAAGAGCTGATGCCGCTGGGAAATCAGAAGTATATTGGAAGTAG
- a CDS encoding DUF6133 family protein, with product MSNILIKTKNLLVRQAVAVKIAINNNRGEGYIDTAVKILIAVVLGALLLAGLYALFGEVVMPTLEEQIKEMFNYAG from the coding sequence ATGAGTAATATATTGATAAAAACAAAAAACCTTTTAGTCAGACAAGCAGTGGCTGTAAAGATTGCAATTAACAATAACCGTGGAGAAGGGTATATTGATACTGCAGTAAAAATCCTTATTGCCGTAGTTTTAGGAGCATTGCTCCTTGCAGGACTGTATGCATTATTCGGTGAAGTGGTTATGCCGACATTGGAAGAACAAATCAAAGAAATGTTTAACTATGCAGGCTAA
- a CDS encoding RcpC/CpaB family pilus assembly protein, producing MSFLRNRTVVGVICIVLSLLICFGITPLFNKEISQKIEIVRVTKEIKSGDEITKDMVQVVEVGGFNLPENVIRTKETVIGKFAVSDLGIGDYILSTKLSEIPAAENAYLYNLNGSKQAMSITIKTFANGLSGKLQSGDVVSVIAPDYKKQGATVIPAELKYVEVISVTASSGYDANTNEQGTEDERELPSTVTLLVTPEQGNILAELEADSKSHLSLVYRGSPENTKKFIYMQEEIIEALYYPEPEEQMEDVSEEDKVEEAIDNSNTSSEGVEEETGSEVE from the coding sequence ATGAGTTTTTTAAGGAATAGAACAGTAGTTGGAGTGATTTGTATCGTATTATCACTCCTTATTTGTTTTGGGATCACACCATTATTTAATAAAGAGATAAGTCAAAAGATAGAAATTGTCCGTGTGACAAAGGAGATAAAATCAGGTGATGAAATCACAAAGGATATGGTCCAAGTAGTAGAAGTAGGTGGATTTAATCTGCCTGAAAATGTGATTCGTACCAAAGAAACAGTGATCGGTAAGTTTGCAGTTTCAGATTTAGGAATTGGAGATTATATTTTAAGTACAAAATTATCAGAGATACCAGCAGCTGAAAATGCCTATTTATATAATCTAAATGGAAGTAAACAAGCAATGTCCATAACCATTAAGACCTTTGCAAATGGTCTTTCAGGAAAGCTACAAAGTGGAGATGTTGTATCTGTTATTGCACCTGATTATAAAAAGCAAGGTGCAACAGTTATTCCAGCAGAGCTTAAATATGTAGAGGTAATTTCTGTTACTGCCTCATCAGGATATGATGCTAATACAAATGAACAAGGAACAGAAGATGAAAGAGAACTTCCATCAACAGTAACACTCCTTGTAACCCCTGAACAAGGTAATATTCTAGCAGAATTAGAGGCGGATTCTAAATCACACCTATCACTTGTATATCGTGGAAGTCCAGAGAACACAAAGAAATTTATTTATATGCAAGAAGAAATTATAGAAGCCCTCTATTATCCAGAACCAGAAGAACAGATGGAAGATGTATCTGAAGAAGACAAAGTAGAAGAGGCAATAGATAACTCAAACACATCCTCTGAAGGAGTAGAAGAAGAAACAGGAAGTGAGGTAGAGTAA
- a CDS encoding AAA family ATPase — MLNFKKNSIFTRNLKGENVQEEILHGGVLSVWGSPGSGKTTVATKIAKYLADKKKNVVLVLCDMTAPMLPCICPSQELECEKSLGSILAATHVTEPLVKHNMITHKKLSYLTILGMLKGENEYTYPPYSEVQARELIDSLREIAPFIIIDCGSYIANDVLSAVALMESDSVLRLANCDLKSISYLSSQLPLLRDGKWDADKQYKIASNIKPQQGVDHMSQALGSVAFKLPHSQELEEQYLAGNLFDELSMKDSKAFRKEIEKIAREVFGC, encoded by the coding sequence ATGTTAAACTTTAAGAAAAATAGTATTTTTACTCGCAATTTAAAGGGAGAAAATGTTCAGGAAGAAATCTTACATGGTGGTGTTTTATCTGTTTGGGGAAGTCCCGGGAGTGGAAAAACAACAGTAGCTACAAAGATTGCAAAATATCTTGCGGATAAGAAAAAGAATGTAGTACTGGTATTATGCGATATGACAGCTCCAATGTTACCTTGTATCTGTCCTTCACAAGAACTTGAATGCGAAAAATCATTAGGAAGTATCCTTGCTGCAACCCATGTCACAGAGCCACTTGTAAAACACAATATGATTACCCATAAAAAGCTATCATACCTTACTATCCTTGGCATGTTAAAGGGAGAAAACGAATATACCTATCCGCCCTATTCAGAAGTGCAAGCAAGAGAGCTGATTGATAGCCTTCGTGAAATCGCACCATTTATTATTATAGATTGTGGCAGTTATATAGCAAATGATGTTTTATCTGCTGTTGCACTAATGGAGTCGGATTCCGTATTAAGACTTGCCAATTGTGATTTAAAAAGCATCAGTTATTTATCAAGTCAATTACCTCTTCTTCGTGATGGGAAATGGGATGCAGATAAGCAATATAAAATAGCTTCAAACATTAAACCACAGCAAGGGGTAGACCATATGAGTCAAGCACTTGGAAGTGTAGCCTTTAAGCTTCCACATTCACAGGAACTTGAGGAACAATACCTAGCTGGAAATCTATTCGATGAATTATCCATGAAGGACAGCAAGGCATTTCGCAAAGAAATTGAGAAGATAGCAAGGGAGGTGTTTGGGTGTTAG
- a CDS encoding S-layer homology domain-containing protein, translating into MNHKSKRIINILLVICILITSFVGSAYATRFVFSDSVGHWAEDAINNLSKKGVIHGYPDGLSHPDEIITRGEFSALLARIMELEVKETNTVNIVFEDIAGHFAQKEIEALIDEGIIIKEEYGAKYFPDEPITRMEMIKMLVRAIGKEDHNIDCACNTGFVDEDNLTEEDREYICAGKHYNIISGYPDGTIRPDGEATRGEAFEILDKHDEIKEIIEQEEATDKIEEDVVDSPDVEQEDKASDNGSSSNGGSYYVPAPKYDYTLPNTAYVEEEIKIIPTSSNVKSVAWTVTKNGIPTEISSVLDGELKEEGGVIKIKSAGSYTFSATALNSRGRTVVCEQTVSIYPVISAQFSLPETAHTDTTVAVDLVTENLGDNSLIWTIKKDGKEIDLETVITGELIGSGGLILFKTNGVYKLSATITDELGKEVTVSDITTVYPLAEIKMELANITHTDKTITLNTETKNAEEMEIEWSLTQNGKEVIIEDFIEGNISIGESNIRFKEKGVYNLSISLSDKTGRVFKETVAITVYPVGSAGFYLPEIFHTDDIIKVEATFGEIGDHIADWYLVKDGKEVKLSDFIISKLSNDGGMIQFNQKGEYTLKASFTDDGGRTYNYKQALKVYPVPSVSYTLPKYVHTDSDIRVDVDSTELDGLKIEWLVDNTFGFQDWSTYVDGKLDNNGGNIRFKRAGIYELVARITDETGRVFLFEVGGKTEVLPVLSIGFELPALAYTDSIIDIRTHGSNNVLPVEWGITKDDKPISESKAFDGSLNAHGGKITFLEEGEYVLTATMTDFLKRSFSHSQNITIKPVIKYNFTMPESIHYGKEFEVETTSENLGNNEVQWKLEKISEPVSFSGELTNDGGKILISDIGIFTLIATITDSESRIFTHSENISVTNTAPTVTITATPTRTVKNGKFFVDIKVAANDADGDSTTLEYEGTTADNYYSVGTHTIKVRAKDIAGAYSPWMEKSFTVINSAPTVTLTATPTRIVKNGKFFVDIKATSNDADGDATTLEYDGTTADNYYSVGTHTIRVRAKDIAGTYSPWVEKSFTIVNSAPTAPVISRTPNGNSVAPGTKVTITASSTDADKDPITYIWEGRNAEQQVYPLGKNVVRVKAVDSTGAESPWAAIVFFVADSNGGGGMTLTGPDSVILENGLEGATITEYTFTVPPVSGHSGSDHGRVRGYNVLTKQWDQLDYGTTSNGITFSRSLGAGVYSKLEFYYYTNHNCMYNKSNITYSVNYHFE; encoded by the coding sequence ATGAATCATAAATCAAAGAGAATAATAAATATTCTTTTGGTAATTTGTATTTTAATTACGAGTTTTGTAGGATCTGCCTATGCAACAAGGTTTGTATTTTCTGATAGTGTAGGTCATTGGGCTGAGGATGCAATTAATAATCTTTCAAAAAAGGGTGTAATTCATGGATATCCGGATGGACTTTCTCATCCAGATGAAATAATTACAAGAGGAGAATTTTCTGCTCTTTTGGCAAGAATTATGGAACTTGAGGTAAAGGAAACAAATACGGTTAATATAGTATTTGAGGATATTGCAGGACATTTTGCTCAAAAAGAAATTGAGGCACTTATTGATGAAGGTATTATCATCAAAGAAGAATATGGTGCTAAATATTTTCCTGATGAGCCTATTACTCGAATGGAAATGATTAAAATGTTAGTTAGAGCTATAGGTAAAGAAGATCATAATATCGATTGTGCTTGTAACACAGGGTTTGTTGATGAAGATAATTTGACGGAAGAAGATCGTGAGTATATCTGTGCTGGCAAACATTACAATATTATCTCTGGTTATCCAGACGGAACAATACGTCCTGACGGAGAGGCAACACGAGGTGAAGCCTTTGAAATCCTTGATAAGCATGATGAAATTAAAGAGATAATCGAGCAAGAAGAAGCCACTGATAAAATAGAAGAAGATGTTGTAGATTCTCCTGATGTGGAGCAAGAAGATAAGGCTTCAGATAATGGTTCATCCTCAAATGGAGGTTCATATTATGTTCCTGCACCGAAATATGATTATACACTTCCAAATACTGCTTATGTTGAAGAAGAAATAAAAATTATTCCAACTAGTAGTAATGTAAAATCTGTAGCATGGACAGTTACTAAAAATGGTATTCCTACTGAAATTTCCTCTGTGTTAGATGGAGAATTGAAAGAAGAAGGTGGAGTAATTAAAATTAAGTCTGCAGGTAGCTATACATTTTCAGCTACGGCATTAAACAGTAGGGGCAGAACAGTTGTCTGTGAACAGACTGTCAGCATCTATCCAGTTATATCAGCACAATTTAGCTTGCCTGAAACAGCACATACTGATACAACAGTAGCTGTGGATCTTGTCACTGAGAATCTAGGAGATAATTCCTTGATATGGACAATTAAAAAAGATGGCAAAGAAATAGACCTTGAAACTGTAATTACAGGAGAGCTTATAGGTAGTGGTGGTTTAATATTATTTAAAACTAATGGAGTATATAAACTAAGTGCCACAATTACTGATGAGTTAGGTAAAGAAGTTACAGTATCAGATATTACTACTGTATATCCATTGGCAGAAATAAAAATGGAGCTTGCAAATATTACCCATACGGATAAGACCATCACTTTAAATACAGAAACAAAGAATGCAGAAGAGATGGAGATTGAATGGTCACTTACTCAAAATGGCAAAGAAGTTATTATTGAAGATTTCATTGAGGGCAACATCTCAATAGGAGAAAGCAATATACGTTTTAAAGAAAAAGGAGTATATAACCTAAGTATTTCATTGAGTGATAAGACCGGAAGAGTATTTAAGGAAACTGTAGCTATTACAGTATATCCTGTAGGCTCAGCCGGTTTTTATCTTCCCGAAATATTTCATACAGACGATATCATAAAGGTTGAAGCTACATTTGGAGAAATCGGAGATCATATTGCTGATTGGTACCTTGTAAAAGATGGTAAGGAGGTTAAGCTTTCTGATTTCATCATTAGTAAACTTTCAAATGATGGTGGAATGATCCAATTTAATCAGAAGGGAGAATACACTCTAAAGGCATCATTCACTGATGATGGAGGAAGAACTTATAATTATAAGCAAGCGCTCAAAGTCTATCCTGTGCCATCCGTGAGCTATACACTCCCTAAATATGTTCATACTGATAGTGATATTAGGGTAGATGTAGATAGTACAGAACTTGATGGACTAAAGATTGAATGGCTAGTTGATAATACCTTTGGTTTTCAAGACTGGTCAACCTATGTAGATGGTAAGTTAGATAACAACGGAGGAAACATTCGATTCAAAAGAGCTGGCATATATGAATTGGTAGCTAGAATTACCGATGAAACAGGCAGAGTATTTCTTTTTGAAGTGGGTGGTAAAACAGAAGTACTTCCTGTGTTAAGCATAGGATTCGAACTGCCTGCCCTTGCATACACCGACAGCATAATTGATATTAGAACTCATGGCAGCAATAACGTACTGCCAGTGGAATGGGGTATTACAAAAGACGATAAACCTATTTCTGAAAGTAAAGCATTTGATGGCAGCTTAAATGCACATGGTGGAAAAATCACTTTTCTTGAAGAAGGGGAATATGTTCTAACTGCAACAATGACAGATTTTCTAAAAAGGAGTTTCTCACATTCCCAAAACATAACCATAAAGCCTGTTATAAAATATAATTTTACAATGCCTGAATCAATTCATTATGGCAAAGAGTTTGAAGTAGAAACCACTTCTGAAAACCTTGGAAATAATGAGGTTCAGTGGAAATTAGAAAAAATAAGCGAACCAGTTTCTTTTAGTGGAGAGCTTACAAACGATGGAGGTAAGATTTTAATATCAGATATAGGGATATTTACTCTTATCGCTACAATTACAGATAGTGAAAGTAGGATATTTACTCATTCGGAAAATATCTCTGTTACTAATACAGCACCAACAGTGACGATAACAGCTACACCAACTAGAACCGTTAAAAATGGTAAATTCTTCGTTGATATCAAGGTAGCTGCTAATGATGCAGATGGGGATTCAACTACCTTGGAATATGAAGGAACAACAGCTGATAACTACTATTCAGTAGGTACACACACCATTAAAGTACGAGCAAAGGACATAGCTGGTGCTTATTCACCATGGATGGAAAAGAGCTTTACAGTTATAAATTCAGCACCAACAGTAACACTAACAGCTACACCAACTAGAATAGTTAAAAATGGTAAGTTTTTTGTTGATATCAAGGCAACTTCTAATGATGCTGATGGAGATGCAACAACCTTGGAATATGACGGAACAACTGCTGATAACTATTATTCAGTAGGTACACACACCATCCGAGTGAGAGCAAAAGATATAGCCGGAACATATTCGCCATGGGTAGAAAAAAGCTTTACAATTGTAAACTCAGCTCCAACGGCTCCTGTAATTAGTAGAACTCCAAATGGAAATAGTGTTGCCCCTGGAACAAAGGTGACTATTACAGCTAGTAGTACTGATGCAGATAAGGATCCAATCACTTATATTTGGGAAGGGCGTAATGCAGAACAACAGGTATATCCGTTAGGGAAAAATGTAGTTCGTGTAAAGGCTGTGGATTCCACAGGTGCAGAATCTCCTTGGGCAGCAATTGTGTTCTTTGTGGCTGACTCTAATGGTGGTGGCGGGATGACATTAACAGGCCCTGATTCTGTTATTTTAGAAAATGGATTAGAAGGTGCAACTATAACAGAATATACTTTTACTGTTCCACCTGTATCAGGACATAGCGGAAGTGACCATGGCCGAGTTAGAGGATACAATGTATTGACAAAGCAGTGGGATCAGCTTGATTATGGAACGACAAGCAATGGCATCACATTTAGTAGAAGTCTTGGTGCTGGTGTTTACTCCAAACTAGAATTTTATTACTATACCAACCATAACTGTATGTATAACAAATCAAATATCACCTATTCCGTTAACTACCACTTTGAATAA